The Acidobacteriota bacterium sequence CAACAGCCTCTCCTGCTCGTGCTCCCTTAGCTCGGACCAGAGCTGCACTTTCCGGCTCCTTTTTCTCCGCAGCTGATCGATGCAGTAATTGGTGGCGATGCGCGCCACCCACGGGCCGAAAGGATACCGGCGGTCGAATTTCCCGAGCGCGGCGAAGGCCCGCAGGAACACCTCCTGGACCGCATCCTCGTTCTCGGAGGAACTTCCCAGCACCCGGTGCACCGTCCCCCAGACCGCGGACTGGTACCGGCGCACCAGCTCCGCGAAAGCCCCCTCGTCCCCCCCGAGCGTCCTCTCGATCAGTTCGGAATCCGACGGATCCATCATGCTCACTGATTATTTACGAAAAAGGGGCGGGTTGTTACAAAAATCGGACGGGGCGCGGGAGCCGTCCCGGGGCGCGCGGGATCAGTAATGGATGTGGAGGTGATTGCTCACGATGCGCCGGACCCCGGGCCGGATGGCGTCCCAGCGGACCGATCCGCTCTTGCGGATGATGAGGATGCGCTGGTCGAGCGTCACCTCGTCCAC is a genomic window containing:
- a CDS encoding sigma-70 family RNA polymerase sigma factor, which encodes MMDPSDSELIERTLGGDEGAFAELVRRYQSAVWGTVHRVLGSSSENEDAVQEVFLRAFAALGKFDRRYPFGPWVARIATNYCIDQLRRKRSRKVQLWSELREHEQERLLRDLSMERGPVSAGPGVEDSEGYARVARALLDGLNPKYRAAFILREVDDKDYGEVAAALGTSEVAARVRVSRARAELQRKFRAYLRGCGAKERER